One genomic segment of Mytilus trossulus isolate FHL-02 chromosome 4, PNRI_Mtr1.1.1.hap1, whole genome shotgun sequence includes these proteins:
- the LOC134714626 gene encoding uncharacterized protein LOC134714626 isoform X2 has product MDLSSSTEDSEASDDSGIWMSVLKCYICGDLFRKPRILPCGHTFCSDCLLSLRDEVAMEFKKKYKAAFRRGESGVMTCPHPECDYSLRIMNLRRWTMKNKAAAEAVGMLRRKIQDKRDSATQTNLQLGNKSLSFPRIVYTVSRQPQEETTTHTSNMEHMTNSLLRMDPISKSHLSLNTEVKSWRSLATLIGMNLVGEMFSLTY; this is encoded by the exons ATGGACCTATCCTCCTCCACGGAGGACAGTGAGGCCTCAGATGACTCGGGAATATGGATGTCAGTACTCAAGTGTTACATATGTGGAGATTTGTTCCGGAAACCTCGGATACTGCCTTGTGGACATACGTTCTGTTCAGACTGTTTGTTATCGCTACGAGATGAAGTGGCCATGGAGTTTAAGAAGAAGTACAAGGCTGCCTTTAGGAGAGGTGAAAGTGGTGTGATGACCTGTCCACATCCAGAATGTGACTATTCGCTGAGAATCATGAATCTGAGGAGATGGACTATGAAAAACAAAGCAGCTGCAGAAGCTGTTGGAATGTTGAGAAGGAAAATCCAGGACAAAAGG GATAGTGCAACACAGACAAATCTTCAGCTTGGAAACAAATCTCTGTCTTTTCCAAGGATTGTGTATACAGTCTCTCGACAGCCACAAGAGGAGACCACAACACATACAAGTAACATGGAACATATGACTAATTCGTTGTTAAGAATGGACCCAATCAGCAAATCACATCTGTCATTAAACACAGAGGTCAAATCTTGGAGGTCATTAGCTACATTAATTGGTATGAATTTGGTAGGCGAGATGTTTTCTCTGACGTACTAG
- the LOC134714626 gene encoding uncharacterized protein LOC134714626 isoform X1 — MEDSVCRNVAADCGRIDMDLSSSTEDSEASDDSGIWMSVLKCYICGDLFRKPRILPCGHTFCSDCLLSLRDEVAMEFKKKYKAAFRRGESGVMTCPHPECDYSLRIMNLRRWTMKNKAAAEAVGMLRRKIQDKRDSATQTNLQLGNKSLSFPRIVYTVSRQPQEETTTHTSNMEHMTNSLLRMDPISKSHLSLNTEVKSWRSLATLIGMNLVGEMFSLTY, encoded by the exons ATGGAGGACTCAGTTTGTCGCAA TGTTGCGGCAGATTGTGGGAGGATTGACATGGACCTATCCTCCTCCACGGAGGACAGTGAGGCCTCAGATGACTCGGGAATATGGATGTCAGTACTCAAGTGTTACATATGTGGAGATTTGTTCCGGAAACCTCGGATACTGCCTTGTGGACATACGTTCTGTTCAGACTGTTTGTTATCGCTACGAGATGAAGTGGCCATGGAGTTTAAGAAGAAGTACAAGGCTGCCTTTAGGAGAGGTGAAAGTGGTGTGATGACCTGTCCACATCCAGAATGTGACTATTCGCTGAGAATCATGAATCTGAGGAGATGGACTATGAAAAACAAAGCAGCTGCAGAAGCTGTTGGAATGTTGAGAAGGAAAATCCAGGACAAAAGG GATAGTGCAACACAGACAAATCTTCAGCTTGGAAACAAATCTCTGTCTTTTCCAAGGATTGTGTATACAGTCTCTCGACAGCCACAAGAGGAGACCACAACACATACAAGTAACATGGAACATATGACTAATTCGTTGTTAAGAATGGACCCAATCAGCAAATCACATCTGTCATTAAACACAGAGGTCAAATCTTGGAGGTCATTAGCTACATTAATTGGTATGAATTTGGTAGGCGAGATGTTTTCTCTGACGTACTAG